One window of Deltaproteobacteria bacterium genomic DNA carries:
- a CDS encoding M20/M25/M40 family metallo-hydrolase: MDLTQSPIAYIHKNFDRFLKELQAYARIPSISAPGFPKEPLEASAQWTAQRMQQAGLCNVELLRVSDAPPFVYGEWLKAPGKPTVLLYAHYDVQPPGREAYWKSSPFEPQIREGRLYGRGTADDKAGGMMHLAAIEAYLKTAGELPVNIRFIIEGEEEVGSIHLQDFLKFYQERLQADVMVLTDTANLDVGLPSITYRLRGLVDAIVEVRTLDHPVHSGMWGGPVIDALTALNQVLSRLVTREGKIAIPGFCDDVALISKTEQQQLQRLPFADEKFRREVGAVASLQWAGDSQKSVYEKIWCEPALAILGVDAPSVATTSNQIVEWARAKISIRIVNDQDPKKMLRLLCDFLQQEPPFGCEVKATAGAAGDPWKGDIEGPAFRVAQRALAKGYGREPVFIGCGGSIPFVKPLTDAFPNMPALLIGVEDPYTNAHGENESLHIEDWKKGILSAVYLYKELAAQSSS, translated from the coding sequence ATGGATTTAACGCAAAGTCCCATAGCTTACATTCACAAGAATTTTGACCGTTTTTTAAAAGAACTACAGGCCTATGCTAGAATTCCTAGCATTAGCGCCCCAGGTTTTCCAAAAGAACCCTTGGAGGCTTCCGCTCAGTGGACAGCACAGCGCATGCAACAAGCGGGGCTCTGTAATGTAGAGTTGTTGCGGGTTTCTGATGCGCCTCCCTTTGTTTATGGAGAATGGCTCAAGGCTCCTGGCAAACCTACGGTGTTGTTATATGCCCATTACGATGTGCAACCCCCCGGGCGCGAGGCCTATTGGAAAAGCTCGCCTTTTGAGCCGCAAATTCGGGAAGGCAGGCTTTATGGCCGAGGCACGGCCGATGATAAAGCCGGTGGTATGATGCATTTAGCCGCTATCGAGGCCTATCTTAAAACAGCAGGTGAGCTTCCCGTGAACATTCGTTTTATTATTGAAGGCGAAGAAGAGGTGGGGAGCATTCATCTGCAAGATTTTTTAAAATTTTATCAAGAGCGCCTTCAAGCTGATGTTATGGTACTGACCGATACTGCTAACCTCGATGTTGGCCTGCCTTCAATTACTTACCGTTTGCGTGGCTTGGTTGATGCCATCGTCGAAGTGCGCACCCTCGATCACCCCGTGCATAGTGGCATGTGGGGTGGGCCAGTGATCGATGCACTCACCGCATTAAATCAGGTTTTATCACGCTTAGTCACACGAGAGGGCAAGATTGCTATTCCCGGTTTTTGTGATGACGTTGCTTTAATTTCTAAAACAGAACAACAACAATTACAGCGCCTACCTTTTGCAGACGAAAAATTTCGTCGAGAAGTCGGAGCTGTTGCTTCTTTACAATGGGCGGGTGATTCCCAAAAAAGTGTGTATGAAAAAATTTGGTGTGAGCCGGCCTTAGCTATTTTAGGCGTAGATGCCCCCAGCGTTGCTACGACTAGCAATCAAATTGTGGAGTGGGCGCGGGCCAAGATTTCAATTCGTATCGTGAACGATCAAGATCCAAAAAAAATGTTAAGGTTGTTGTGTGATTTTTTACAACAAGAGCCACCCTTTGGCTGCGAGGTTAAAGCCACCGCTGGTGCAGCCGGTGACCCTTGGAAAGGTGATATTGAGGGCCCAGCATTTAGGGTGGCCCAAAGGGCCTTGGCTAAAGGTTACGGGCGTGAACCGGTATTTATTGGCTGTGGGGGCTCGATTCCTTTTGTAAAACCACTTACCGACGCATTTCCCAACATGCCGGCCTTACTCATTGGGGTAGAAGATCCTTACACCAATGCCCACGGTGAAAACGAGAGTTTGCATATTGAAGATTGGAAAAAGGGAATTTTATCCGCGGTTTATTTATATAAAGAGCTTGCTGCGCAGAGTTCATCGTAA
- a CDS encoding DUF971 domain-containing protein, which translates to MEIIPKQIARSANHTLTIDWADGTQTSYPFVDLRAACPCALCVDEWTREKRVQKNMINPSIDIKDIKIVGHYAIQIIWSDGHNTGIYTFKLLKGLAAQSSS; encoded by the coding sequence ATGGAAATAATTCCTAAACAAATTGCCCGAAGTGCCAACCATACCCTAACCATTGATTGGGCAGATGGCACTCAAACTTCTTACCCCTTTGTTGATTTAAGGGCCGCGTGCCCTTGTGCCTTGTGTGTTGACGAATGGACGCGGGAAAAACGTGTCCAAAAAAATATGATTAATCCCAGCATTGATATTAAAGACATAAAAATCGTAGGGCACTACGCCATTCAAATTATTTGGAGCGATGGCCACAACACGGGCATTTATACTTTTAAGCTATTGAAAGGACTTGCTGCGCAGAGTTCATCGTAA
- a CDS encoding type II toxin-antitoxin system VapC family toxin has product MILLDTHVWLWWIHNPIKLSQKALRAIEKEESLGVSVISCWEVAMLIEKGRLSLDRDVEEWVQKALSFPKIFALELTPEIAVLSTRLPGKLHQDPADRFLVATAKKHSCQLVTKDERLIEYPHVETIW; this is encoded by the coding sequence GTGATCCTGCTGGATACCCACGTTTGGTTATGGTGGATCCATAATCCAATCAAACTTTCTCAGAAAGCGCTGCGAGCAATTGAAAAAGAAGAAAGCCTGGGTGTGTCCGTAATTTCTTGTTGGGAAGTTGCCATGCTGATTGAAAAAGGAAGACTTTCGTTGGATCGCGATGTTGAAGAATGGGTCCAGAAAGCACTCTCTTTTCCAAAAATCTTCGCTCTGGAATTAACCCCAGAGATTGCGGTGTTGAGTACCCGCTTACCAGGTAAGTTGCACCAAGATCCTGCTGATCGTTTTTTAGTTGCTACCGCAAAAAAACATTCCTGCCAACTTGTCACAAAAGACGAAAGACTCATTGAATATCCCCACGTAGAAACCATTTGGTAG
- a CDS encoding type II toxin-antitoxin system Phd/YefM family antitoxin, whose amino-acid sequence MMKTIAVGEFKSKCLSLLERVRTKKERLIITKRGKPIAEVIPLKTKNHSLKDHELRGSIIYEGDLISPIEVEWEAMR is encoded by the coding sequence ATGATGAAGACCATTGCCGTGGGAGAGTTTAAATCGAAGTGCCTATCGCTCCTAGAGCGGGTAAGAACAAAAAAAGAACGGCTTATTATCACCAAACGGGGCAAACCCATTGCCGAAGTGATCCCCCTTAAAACAAAAAATCATTCTCTAAAAGACCATGAATTAAGAGGGTCGATTATCTATGAAGGGGATCTTATTTCTCCCATTGAGGTGGAATGGGAGGCAATGAGGTGA